A stretch of the Plodia interpunctella isolate USDA-ARS_2022_Savannah chromosome Z, ilPloInte3.2, whole genome shotgun sequence genome encodes the following:
- the LOC128683178 gene encoding lysophospholipid acyltransferase 5-like, producing the protein MIGILLNVLEWIGLSPLSYIAGLIGSTEPALKLLLSILLAYPYAWMYHKYYWHSDRKSVRNNLYFIVVGLDLAFYNFGISLYHNIIPVVVLYLTTQISEDGKINAIITFVFNLTYLIVGYIVTESEDYDITWTMPHCVLTLKLIALSFDLWDGQLLLKREKLSANAQETALVTPPTFMELLGFVYFPACFLVGPIFSFQRYKKYIEGKFPLESEADECQKQGMIKLIQGALYLVAFQIGGSVFSMKYMLSDEFSENSFFYKHMYCGLWAHFALYKYIACWLLTEAACIRFGLSYNGMEIPAGGLLPISKWDGCNNIKLLRFEGVTKFQHYIDTFNCNTNHFAAEYIYKRLKFLGDRNLSQLLTLLFLAIWHGIRSGYYVTFFNEFIIIYMEKELESILKKTIIYEKMWSNVFIKYLMYIFLKMYTIIFMGWSLVPFDVKVYSKWLNVYSSLYFSGFLLFLPWAFVYKPLLIKAIHYYRIKREAAEKID; encoded by the exons ATGATCGGGATACTGCTTAATGTGTTAGAGTGGATAGGACTCAGCCCTCTCTCCTATATTGCTGGACTTATTGGCAGCACTGAACCTGCACTGAAGCTTTTGTTATCAATATTACTAGCTTATCCCTACGCATGGATGTATCACAAGTATTACTGGCACTCAGACAGGAAGTCTGTCAGAAATAACCTGTACTTTATCGTCGTGGGCCTTGATTTGGCATTCTACAATTTTGGAATATCcctatatcataatattatacctgTTGTTGTGTTGTACCTAACGACACAGATATCCGAGGATGGCAAGATTAATGCgataataacatttgtattCAACTTAACCTATCTAATAGTGGGTTACATAGTAACAGAATCTGAAGATTACGATATCACTTGGACCATGCCTCATTGTGTACTAACGTTGAAACTAATCGCATTATCATTTGATTTGTGGGATGGTCAATTGCTTCTTAAAAGAGAGAAGTTGTCTGCAAATGCTCAAGAGACGGCTTTAGTGACACCCCCTACTTTCATGGAGCTCCTCGGTTTCGTTTACTTCCCGGCTTGTTTCTTGGTTGGCCCAATCTTCTCATTTCaacgttataaaaaatacattgaagGGAAGTTCCCCTTGGAATCTGAAGCCGACGAATGCCAAAAGCAAGGAATGATTAAATTGATTCAAGGAGCTCTGTATTTGGTGGCGTTCCAAATTGGAG GAAGCGTGTTCAGTATGAAGTATATGCTGTCAGACGAGTTTTCGGAAAATTCCTTCTTCTACAAACATATGTACTGCGGACTTTGGGCCCATTTTGCACTGTACAAATATATTGCATGCTGGTTACTGACAGAAG CCGCCTGCATCAGGTTCGGGCTATCGTATAATGGAATGGAGATACCTGCCGGCGGCCTGTTGCCTATATCCAAATGGGACGGATGCAACAACATCAAACTTCTACGATTCGAAGGTGTCACCAAATTTCAGCACTATATTGACACCTTCAATTGCAATACTAATCATTTCGCCGCAGAATACATTTACAAGAGACTTAAGTTCCTAGGCGACAGGAACCTAAGCCAACTTTTAACTCTTCTCTTCCTTGCAATCTGGCATGGCATAAGGTCAGGttattatgtaacattttttaacgaattcataataatttacatggAAAAGGAATTAGAatctatacttaaaaaaacgataatatatgaaaaaatgtgGTCAAATGTATTCATTAAGTATTTGATGtacatttttctcaaaatgtacaCAATTATATTCATGGGCTGGAGTCTTGTACCTTTCGATGTTAAGGTGTATTCGAAGTGGTTGAATGTGTATTCTAGCCTATATTTTTCAGGATTTTTGCTGTTTTTGCCTTGGGCTTTCGTTTATAAACCTCTCCTGATAAAAGCCATTCACTATTATCGCATTAAGCGAGAAGCAGCAGAAAAAATAGATTGA